In the genome of Sphingomonas sp. LR60, the window CGACCCGAACCTGAACCCGATCCGCGCCAGAGTGTCGCTGGGGATGCGCGTGCTGTCGAGCAGCGATCTGCCCACCGGGCATCGCGGCGCCGGGCTGTTCATGACGCACCTTCAGAACAAGGAACAGCTCGCGCGACGCAGTGCGGGCGCGATGCCGGGCGCACTGCGGATCGGAGCGATCGGATGAGCCTGCCCTTCCCGCCCGCCAGCCGCTATGCCGGCATCGAAACCGCGACGATCGCCGATGCCGATGGCGTGGCCACCGTCTACCTGCGCCGACGCTTCGTGCCCGCGCCGGAGCGGTTCGCGACGATCGGCGAACATGTCGTGACGCAGGGCGAGCGGCTGGACAATGTCACCGCGCGCTACCTCGACGATCCCGAGCAGTTCTGGCGCCTGTGCGACGCCAATCGCGCTTTGCGCCCCGCCGCGTTAGTGGAGACGATCGGGCGGACGCTGCGCATCACCTTGCCCGAAGGCGTGCCGGGGCCCGAGGGGAGGCCGGGGGCGAGCGATGGGTAGCACCAGCCTGACGCTGCTGATCGGGCCGGCGGTGCCCGTCCCCGCCCCGGCGGCGGTGATCGAGGCGCTGACTGGTGTCAGCGTCAGTCACGATGCGACGCGCAGCGGCTTCCAGCTGAGCTTCGCCGTCAGCAAGACCTCGACGTTGCTGACCACCTTGCTGCCGGCCGGATATTTCGATCCGATCGTCACGCGCATCGTCGTCATCGCAACGGCCGGCGGGGTGCCGAACGTGTTGATGGACGGGATCGTGACACAGCAGCAGCTTCAGCCGTCTAGCGAGCCGGGCGGATCGACGCTGACCATCACCGGCGAAGACCTGAGCGTGGCGATGGACGTCGCATCGCTGACCCGCCCGTTCCCGGCGATGGACGAGACCGCGATCGTCAATCTGATCCTGCTGCCCTATCTCGCGCTGGGCATCGTGCCGGTGGTGATCCCGCCGATCGTGCCGATCCTGGAGGCGCCGACCGCCGGGTGGAATACGCAGACCAACCAGACCGACCGCGCCTACATCCGCCAGCTCGCGGACCGCTGCGGCTATGTGTTCTTCGTCCGGCCCGGGCCGTTGCCGCTGCAAAGCGTCGCCTATTTCGGGCCGGACGTCGACGTGCCGGTGCCGCAACCCGCGCTGACCATCAACATGGACGCGCACACCAATGTCGAATCGCTCAGCTTCACGCTGAACGGGCTGGCCAAGAAGATCCGCGTGTTCACGATCTTCGACCCCGTCACGAAGAAGGTGCCGATCCCGATCCCTTTGCCCAACATCAACGCGTTCAAGCCGCCGCTGGGGCTGCGGCCGACGCCGCCGGCGCGGATCGAATTCGACGAGGAGAGCGCGAACCTGACACCCGACAAGGCGGCGCGCAACATCCTCGGCTTCCTGCTCGACCGGAACAATGCGGCGGCGGTGACGGGCAGCGGATCGCTGGACGTGCTGCGCTACGGCCGGTCGCTGGCGCCGCGGATGCTGGTCGGCGTGCGCGGGGCGGGGATCGCCTATGACGGGCTATATTATGTCGACAGCGTGTCGCACGACCTGAAGAGGGGCAGCTACAAACAGAATTTCACGCTGTCGCGCGACGGGTTGATCGCCAACGTGCCGGTGCTGCCGGTATGAGCGGCGCGCCTTTCTGGGGAAAATACCGCGGGACGGTGGTCAACAACATCGACCCGGAGCTGCGCGGGCGGCTGAACTGCCTGGTACCCGACGTGTACGGCGTGGTGCCGTCCAGCTGGGCCGAGCCGTGCGCGCCGCTGGCCGGGCCGACCGGGCCGCCCATGGGGGTCTATATGGTCCCGCCGATCGGCGCGGGCGTATGGATCGAGTTCGAGCATGGCGATCCCGACTATCCGATCTGGGTGGGATGCCGGTTCGGGTCGACCGCCGATGTGCCGCCGCTCGCGCTGGCCGGCCTGCCGGTCAGCCCGAGCATCGTGTTGCAGACCGCCGGGCAGAATATGGTCGTCATCAGCGACCTGCCCGGCCCGGCCGGGGGCATCATGATCCAGTCCGGTGCGTCGATCGTGTCGATCAGCCAGGCCGGCATCACGCTGACCGCGCCGAAGGTGGAAATCACCGCGGCGACGATCAGCCTGACCGGCATCACCGACATCAATCAGGGCGCGCTGAAGATCACTTAGGGAGAAGGACAGGCCGATGCCGGGTTTCATGCTGCACGCGGGCGCCAATGTGCTCTGCCTCCACGCCGGCATCGCGCATCCGACCGCGCCCAACCCGCGCGTGACGGTCGGCGGGCAGCCGATCGTGACCATCGCCGCGCCCTACACGATCGCGGGCTGCACCTTTCCGGCGATGACCGTCGGCGCGCCGCCGTGCACCACCGCGCAATTCGCGACCGCCGCGCTGCGCGTGACCGCGTCGGGGCAGCCGGTGCTGCTGACCGACAGTCAGGCGACGTGCATCCCGACCGGCACCCCGTTGACGATCGTCGCCGCGCAGCCGCGCGTGCGGGCGATGTGAGGGCGGCATGAACATCGCCTTCCCGCTCCGCTTCGACGCGACGGGTCGCACAGCGACCTGTGACGACGCGCGCCACATCCGCGACATGATCGAGGTCTTCCTGTTCACCGCGCCCGGCGAGCGCGTGAACCGCCCCGATTTCGGCAGCGGGCTGTTGCAGATGACGTTCGCGCCCAACAGCCCGGAACTGGCGGCGGCGTTGCACTATACGATCCGCGCCGGGCTGGACCGCTGGCTGGGCGACCTGATCGAGGTCCGCTCGCTGGAGGTGAGCGGCGACGATGCGCAGGTGCTGGTCGATATCGCCTATGCGGTGCGGCGCACCGGCGCGATCGTCGAGACGCGCTTCGACAGGCGCCTGTCGTGAGCGGCGCACGCCGCACGGCGCTGTTCGCCGCCCACGACTGGAACGGGCTGGACTATCTCGAGGTCGCGGACGACCAGCGCTCGCTGTGCGTGCATTTCTTCAACGGCATCCCCGACGGGCTGTCCGTCGCGCACGTCCGCATCGCGGGCGGCAGACGCATCCGCGACATCCGCGTGCTGCGCATCGCGCGCGATCCGTCGCATGACGAGGAGGTCGACGATTGCCTGCGGATCGATCTGGACCGTGCCGGCGACTTCTCGACCTACACATTGTGTTTGATCGACGTGCCGGGCATCGACCCGCGCTTTCGCTGCCTCGACTTCAGCTTCAAGACGCAATGCCCCGGCGATCTCGACTGCGGCGACGCGGCGGCATGTCCGACCGCGCCGGTCGCGGCGATCTACGTGGACTATCTGGCGAAGGATTACGCCAGCTTTCGCCCGCTGCTGCTCGACCGGCTGGCGTTGACGCTGCCTGACTGGCGCGAGCGGCATGTGCCCGATCCGGGGGTCACGCTGGTCGAACTGCTCGCTTATGCCGGCGATCAGTTGAGCTATCAGCAGGATGCGGTGGCGACCGAGGCGTATCTGGCGACGGCGCGGCGGCGGATCTCGGTGCGGCGGCACCTGCGGCTGATCGACTATGCGCTGCACGAGGGGTGCAATGCGCGCGCGTTCGTGACCGTCGCGACCAGCGCCGACTTCACCGTGGCGCGCGCTGGCGACATGACGTTCCTCACGCGGGCGGACGGCGTGGCGACGACGGGCGGGGGATTCGTTGTCGCCGACATGCTGGCGACCCGGTCCGCGCCGGACCATGTCGTGTTCGAGCCGCTGGTGCGCGACGGCGCGGTCACGTTTCGCGCGGCGCATGGCCGGATTGCCTTCCACGACTGGGGCGAGGACGAATGTTGCCTGCCGCGCGGCGCGACCGCTGCGACGCTGGTCGACGGGTACCTGGATGACGCGGCGGCGCGGCTCGGGTTGAGCGTCGGCGACTGGCTGATCTTCGAGGAGGTCGTGGGGCCGACGACCGGCAATCCGGCCGATGCCGATCCCGCGCATCGCCACGTCGTCCGGCTGACCACGGTGACCCCGGGGCGCGACGCGTTGCTGGGCGTGGCGGTGGTCGAGATCGAATGGGCGGCCGAGGATGCGCTGCCGTTCGCGCTGTGCCTGTCGTCGCGCCGCCCCGCCCCCGATTGCGACCGCGTGCGCGAGGTAAGCGTCGCGCGCGGCAATGTGGTGGCGGTCGATCACGGGCAGACCTTCACGCAGGTCCTCGATCCAGTGCCGGGCGTCGACCTGCCGGGCGAATGCGCGTGCGAGGGCAGCGTGATCGAAGTGCGCCGGGCGGCGGGCAGCCATATGCCGGTGCTGTCGCGCGCGTCGCTGACCTTCGCCGAGCCGGTGGCGGCGGGATGCAGTGCGGCGGCGCTGCTGATCCGCGATCCGCGGCGCGCGGTGGCGGCGGTGCGGGTGGATGACGATGGCGGCAGCTGGACGCCGCGCGCCGACCTACTGGCGAGCGACGGCGATGCGCGCGACGTCGTGGTGGAGGTGGACGACGACGGCATCGCGCACCTGCGGTTCGGTGACGGCACGCATGGACGCGCGCCGGATGTCGGCGTCGCCGCGCGTGCGACCGCCCGAGCCGGCAACGGCAGCAGCGGCAACGTCGGGCGCGAGGCGATCGCGCTGCTCGCGCTCAGCGGCGAGCGTGTGGACGGCGTCGAGATCACCGTCCGCAATCCGATCGCGGCAAGCGGCGGAACCGCGGCGGAGGCGATGGGCGAGGCGCGGCTGTTCGCACCCGGCCTGATCCAGGCGCGGCGCGAGCGCGCGATCGTCGCGGACGATTATGCCGAGCTGGCGGTGCGCGAGACGCCGACGCTGCAAGGTGCGGCGGCGACGCTGCGCTGGACGGGCAGCTGGCACGAGGCGCAGGTGGCGATCGATCCGCTGCACCGCGACGACGCCACGCACGCCCTGATCGCCGCGGTGACGGAGGCGCTGCGCGGTTACCGGCGGATCGGGCACGACCTGTCCGTCACCGCGGCGAGGATCGTGCCGCTGCGACTGGCGATGCGCGTCTGCGTGCTGCCGCATTACCGCGCGGCGGCGGTGAAGCGCGCGCTGCTGGAGGTGTTCTCCGCCGGGCTGCGGGGCGATGGACGGCCCGGCTTCTTCCACCCGGACCGGATGCGCTTCGGCGCACCGGTGGCGTCGTCGCAGGTGATCGCGGCGGCGATGGCGGTCGAGGGGATCGAGACGGTGCGCGTCACCGCGCTGGAACGGCTGGACCGGCCGGGAGACACGACCGCGCTGGATACCGGCCAGCTGCTGCTGCGGCCCGGCGAGATCGCGCAACTGGCGAACGATCCGGATTACCCGGAACACGGGCGGCTGGCGTTCGAGATGGGAGGCGGGCGATGAACTGCACGTGCGGATGCTGCGACGGAGTGCGGGCGGTCACGCCGGCGACGATCGAAAACCGTCCGGGGCTGGGCGCGATCGCTGCGCGGAT includes:
- a CDS encoding phage baseplate assembly protein V, which encodes MSGAPFWGKYRGTVVNNIDPELRGRLNCLVPDVYGVVPSSWAEPCAPLAGPTGPPMGVYMVPPIGAGVWIEFEHGDPDYPIWVGCRFGSTADVPPLALAGLPVSPSIVLQTAGQNMVVISDLPGPAGGIMIQSGASIVSISQAGITLTAPKVEITAATISLTGITDINQGALKIT
- a CDS encoding GPW/gp25 family protein; translation: MNIAFPLRFDATGRTATCDDARHIRDMIEVFLFTAPGERVNRPDFGSGLLQMTFAPNSPELAAALHYTIRAGLDRWLGDLIEVRSLEVSGDDAQVLVDIAYAVRRTGAIVETRFDRRLS